Proteins from a single region of Campylobacter sputorum:
- a CDS encoding esterase/lipase family protein, with protein MSKFMFAINILNKDLYNTSISSNVEAILDTRLLTENGREEIKRDYEDSLTIADAITQIVTTHRAKFSDFFKENIKTYNTLQGVRELIDNNEVIREYLSSNDTNIQDKEIFTKIIINSVMSNLGYIPTNAKLIYTDEKGYDNKDIQGYYSLQTDTSYINLKNIFSTKDIIKVIAHETSRAIDTKNNMDITTNRDDNTKYASNFANYTTRYFSDSLNKYNKEFIAISPISNSIYKDNPYIISNNSEFVMLDKDMGDNLSIFIHGTWSSPKDADPKFIEALSTTFKEPIYQFKWSGENHKKARARGAIKLTEFVENYKFKEGEALNLVMHSHGGNVGKDFTQFYEGDKKIDNFIMLGTPVRDDYFINYDNFTENANILNVYDSSDIVQVGGKFEFKNYTINIYMGDGWHKIDDSKINNIKIETPNNRWYDGLIGDHTNMDSKPVWEQIKNEIR; from the coding sequence ATGAGTAAGTTCATGTTTGCTATAAACATATTAAATAAAGACCTATACAATACAAGTATAAGTTCAAATGTAGAGGCTATTCTTGATACAAGGCTTTTAACAGAAAATGGAAGAGAGGAGATAAAAAGAGATTATGAAGACTCTTTAACTATAGCAGATGCTATAACACAAATAGTAACTACTCATAGAGCAAAATTTAGTGACTTTTTTAAAGAAAATATTAAAACTTATAATACGCTTCAAGGGGTAAGAGAACTTATAGATAATAATGAAGTCATAAGAGAGTATCTGTCATCAAACGATACAAATATACAAGATAAAGAGATATTTACAAAAATAATAATAAATTCAGTTATGTCAAATTTAGGCTACATACCAACTAATGCTAAACTAATATACACGGATGAAAAAGGATATGACAATAAAGATATACAAGGATATTACTCATTACAAACAGATACTAGTTATATAAATTTGAAAAATATTTTTTCAACAAAAGATATTATAAAAGTAATAGCTCATGAAACAAGTAGAGCTATTGATACTAAAAACAATATGGATATCACTACAAATAGAGATGATAACACAAAATATGCTTCAAATTTTGCAAATTATACTACAAGATATTTTAGTGATTCGTTAAATAAATATAATAAAGAATTTATAGCCATATCTCCTATATCAAACTCTATCTATAAAGATAATCCATATATCATCTCAAACAATAGTGAGTTTGTTATGCTAGATAAAGATATGGGGGATAATTTAAGTATATTTATACATGGCACTTGGTCTAGTCCAAAAGATGCAGACCCTAAATTTATAGAAGCTTTATCAACTACTTTTAAAGAGCCTATTTATCAATTTAAATGGAGTGGAGAAAATCACAAAAAAGCAAGAGCAAGAGGAGCTATCAAACTTACAGAATTTGTAGAAAATTATAAATTTAAAGAAGGCGAAGCATTGAATTTAGTCATGCACTCTCATGGCGGAAATGTTGGAAAAGATTTTACACAATTTTATGAAGGAGATAAAAAAATAGATAATTTTATAATGCTTGGCACACCAGTAAGGGATGATTATTTTATAAATTATGATAACTTTACTGAAAATGCAAATATTTTAAATGTGTATGATAGCAGTGATATTGTGCAAGTGGGTGGCAAATTTGAGTTCAAAAATTATACTATTAATATTTATATGGGTGATGGTTGGCATAAAATAGATGATTCTAAAATAAATAATATTAAAATTGAAACACCAAATAACCGTTGGTATGATGGGCTTATTGGAGACCATACTAATATGGACTCTAAACCTGTTTGGGAGCAAATAAAAAATGAAATTAGGTGA